A region of the Methanobrevibacter ruminantium M1 genome:
AGTTTTACTATTTTTTTTCTTAGTTTTACTATTTTTATATTTTTCATTAAAATTTTATTTTGATTAAACATTTTTGATATTTCACCAAAAATTTCTAATTTTAATTCCAAATTTTTCCATATTTTACAAAATTGTCGAAAGATTTATATATGATGTAATATAATTTTAACATGTGGAATATATTTTTAACAAATGTAATATATTTTTACATTTTCCATATTTTTTATCCAAATTGTTTAAAGTGATCATATGAAAACAATAATACGATATCTAAGGCAGGAGGTTAAGATGAGTCAGCAGGATTTAGCAAAATCTGCTGGAGTAACTCGTCAAACGATTAATGCTTTAGAAAATGGACGATATAATCCCTCTTTACTTTTAGCATATAATATAACAAGGATTCTAAATAAAGCCACTTATGG
Encoded here:
- a CDS encoding helix-turn-helix transcriptional regulator — encoded protein: MKTIIRYLRQEVKMSQQDLAKSAGVTRQTINALENGRYNPSLLLAYNITRILNKATYGDDVDSYLSIEDVFKFDDDEISV